The Gimesia sp. DNA window GCATTGCAGACTGCTGCCGGACAAGAGTTGACGGTGAACAATGCGCAGATCGACAAATTCGTGAACGGATTCCCCGGCTCGACCGAAGACCGGATTGAAAAACTGGGTTCGCTGCTGGATCGGCTGCTGGAAACCGAAGAACAGATCGATAGGAACGCCACGATCAGCCTCTGTATCGAAAACCTGAGCGAAGACCTCCGGGCGCTGCAGAAAAGCACTCCCTGAACGCAAGTGCCAGTTACGAGACACAGTCTGCTTTTTAAAAAAAAGGATTTCGCCCGAATCGATAGAGATTGATCCCTGCTGTTTGGCTATAATAGAATCTTATCAGCAGAATCCACACTTCTCCTGCTGAGGATTCTTCCCGAGGGATCCGCGGGCCGTTCTGCTGCTGTTTCTGATCTCCATTCGATGAAATTATCATAGATGAATAACGAAGTCTCAGGTTATATTGTCCGCTACGGGTCAACCCGCATGATTGGCGAGTTCTCCGCCAAGGGCTCTGATGAGCTGCCACGAAATGCCTCTGTCATTGTTAAAAGTGATCGCGGTCATGAATGGGGTGAAATACTCTCTCCCGCTACGGACCGCGTGCGTTCCTTCATGAAAGATACCAAAACCGTCGGCCGCATCATTCGCCCCGTCACCGACGATGACTATCGCCTGCGCGACAAGAATCGACACGAGGAACGCACAGAGTTTCTAGGCTGCCAGGATCTGGTGAAAGAACATAAGTTGCAGATGCAGCTGGTCGATGTGGAACATATTTTTGGTGGGGAAAGGATCATCTTTTATTACCTGGCCGAAAAACGCGTCGACTTCCGCGAACTGGTCAAAGCGCTGGCCCGCAAATATCGATCACGGATTGAAATGCGACAGATTGGCGTCCGGGATG harbors:
- the ricT gene encoding regulatory iron-sulfur-containing complex subunit RicT, whose protein sequence is MNNEVSGYIVRYGSTRMIGEFSAKGSDELPRNASVIVKSDRGHEWGEILSPATDRVRSFMKDTKTVGRIIRPVTDDDYRLRDKNRHEERTEFLGCQDLVKEHKLQMQLVDVEHIFGGERIIFYYLAEKRVDFRELVKALARKYRSRIEMRQIGVRDEAKLLADYGDCGKTVCCGTHLTEMPPVSMKMAKLQKTSLDPNKLSGRCGRLKCCLRYEYDTYRSYKKELPPVGSFVVTEQGEGKVTNQDILSECVQVIYPDSRKSIVHRKDIQEVIKKKKGEGQPPGNGKSLNQKPAR